AAAAGATAGAATTATCCTCCTAGAAAGCGCTTTTGGGGTTGTGTATTGTACATTGCATAGCTTTACCTTTCTTTTATTGGTATGTGACAGGAGTCTATTAAATAAAGGTTTTTAGGTATCTTTGTTTGCCAGAAAGGTTTCTTTGGTACTCTTTGTTCTGGGAAACTAAACATCATGCTATGATATACATAAGTGGGCACATACATCCAGTGAAACTGAAATATAGCAGTCAGTGAAGACATTACCTCtagaattaaaaaaataattataaaagaCGTTTTGTAACATATTACAGGAAAGTCTCCAAGATTCCTGAGATCTAATTACCAGGGTTTTGCAATAAAGCCGTTTCTTAACTCTTTAACCAAGCGTCTGTGGTTTTTTATCTTTGTGGTTGGTATTTTTCATAGCCATAATCGCTAATAATGCCTTCGATTTATAAGATCTCTACTAATAATGTCTATACAGCTTAATAGTTATCATCTGGGTCTGTCTCTTGGTCAAACGTAGTGGCTTAGGCAGTTAGGCCAGTAGGTCATCATTCCATCATAGTTTTCTAGTTAGTTTTCCCCATTTCTTAAGTCGACTACGACTTCAAATTCTTAATTTGCTCCCAACATTCAGAAGTATTTTCCAGATTAAATTGTATAATGTCTTTTTTGCATTGTTAACCTGTCTTTGTTGAATCAATATCTTAGATTCTAGCAAAGGCACTGCGTGGGAAGAAAAAACATAAAACATGTTTCTTTAACTGGTAACAATACATGGTTTTATAATTAATCTTTCGTTTATGTATGATATTAATATGCTTTTGTACCATGGTTTAGTAATGACCTTGGTTCTACACCAGAGAAAGCTACCGACATAAACTTGTAGGTTGACCTTTAGCAACCAGAAAAGTTAAGTGTGGTCATATATCCTTTTAACTGTAGTGGCTAATAAGACAGTTTCTACCTAAATGAAAGAATATGCtttgtaaatatatgtatatcaATGTAACTGAATTCAGTTCTTGAACTTTAATAAATAATTTCGTGAGTTTTACGTTTTGCCATTTGAGGTGGTTTTTTGTTCAAACGATTGGTTTTTATTTTCTCTCTGATGCTAATATGTCAATTTCTAGCTTCTTGAATGCCTTTGGTATTCTACCACTTAGAAGGATAGCTTACTCCGGGTTTATGTGAATATTAATTTCATTATTTTGGTCCTGTATTTCATTTTTCTTTCTGCCATCTTTTTTGTCAGTTaagtttttttctttttttcaggTGGGAACAATTCTTGATATGGTAGAGCAAGTTGCAGaagaacaaagtctggaccctttGTTTCCCGATAAGTAGGCAGCTAAGTCTCTAGCCAATTGATTTATACATGGTTTAAATATATTATTTCTTTTAGTAACCAAAATAGAAAGTAATTATAACCATGGTTATCACGACGCCAAGTCGAGCCTCGACGCCCGGGTACCTTCAAGAAGACTAGTTGACAAGTTGTCCGACTAGTCGTATCGACCGAGTATTCATTATACATATGATTACTagatttaatatataatataaccAAATAGGTCAGTttcattatttaaattaaaagtaCTAAAATAATAAGTTCAAAATAAGCATATGTTCCACATTATAACATCAATATTCCAAATATCAACCATATCCAAGCAAATTAAAACTTAAATATGTTGAATATCAAGCAAAGTCATCTATCTTAATATCATTTTCATCTCTTATATTTTTCTTGTGTACTGTCATTTGGTTGATGGTACACCACAATTATGGTAATGAAATGCCAAAGTCGGGCTTCGAGACTCTCGAGTGATCTTCACTTCGACTAGTCGACGACAAGTCGGGCTTTGAGACTCTCGGCGCCTGAGTACCTTCGCGTCCACTCCACTAGTCGCTGACTAGTGGTCGATTAATCATCTTCGTGATAACAATGATTATAACTGGAAAATAACAAAAATTGTTTTCTATATTAGAAATTTGAACAACATAATCAATTGGAATTACAATCATTTTTTTGAggaaaattatgtttttaatgATAAATTCTGCCAAATATTTATTACAAGTTGTTACTTTTTGTTATTAATCTCCAAATGCTGTAGCCTGTAGTATgcaattaattataatttattaaattattgaGTAAATAATTGTTCCTCAAACGTACTACTAATGCCATCTTAAGGGACAAGTTATGGCTTCTGAGAACTTATATCAAGGGAACATCATAgctataaaattataaaaatgcaTACATGTTAAATTAATGTATAGTAAGCTCTGTAAAGATGTACGTTTGTCAGCCATCTATATGGTACTGAGGAAGATAACGACTTTGTGTCAGGACCAATGTTGGAGATGTAGCTCGCTCTTTGTCAGAAGTGAAGAAGAATGAGATCGAACACCTGACAAATTTGCTTGAAAAGGTCAGGAAATTAATAACATTTTCATTTTTCACTGAACAACTAGTTATTATGTGTTAATGACAACAGTGAAAAAGAAAAGACCAGTGACATAAAATTACACTTGCAGGCAGAAGAAGAAAATCGCATAATTGGTGCTCGTATTGAACTTCTAAAGAGTGAAAAACAGGATTTATCTGGTTCTACAGATGCTGTTGAGAAGGTAAATCTCGCATGTCTATCATTTGGCTTGAATGGGTCCTTTACATAAAAGATGAGTTAACCAAAGTCTTTGATGAACATCATATGCTAATTTTGATCTGAAAAATGTTTTGCCTATCAATCCTTTTTTCTTATAAATTCGCAGGTGAAGATTCAGATTCTAAACTACACAGCATTAAACAGTAAGGCGCTTCAATAATTGTAAGGTTGCCCTCTTGTAAAGAATACTTTGTCAGTTTATGTAATCAAAGCATATATATCTTATATCATGCACTGCAAATACTGTCAAGATGTCCAAGTAATGACCACTGATGTACCTTATCTTTTGTTACCAGTAGTAACTAAGATATCTGACTAGGTCTGTTGGATTGTGGATACGAAGGTGATCTTGTATCCATTTTTTTCGTCAAATTGCTTAAACTTTCAGAACTCGGTCAGTGTACTAAGTGGAGATTAGAGTTCACTCTCTGGAGTTAAAATTACATTCGCATAATACATATTAAATATTTGTGGTGTTCAGTATTTTTATTTTAAGCACGACCTGTGAGTTGGTCGGTTTCTTGAGATATACTTATGTTTAGGACATCTTCTACCACAAAGTCCTCAagttataaataaatgtaccaaGTCATCAAAATTCACCAATATCAACTAGACCTGGTAATTCAGATAACCGGTTCCGTTTCGGATTGATCAACTTTCGGATTATAATATATTTGAAGACCATTCGGATCAGATTGGATGTGATTCGGTTCGGGTCTAATTCGGATTAAAATCGGATAAAATTCGGATTAAGATCGAATAAAATTATGTTCAGATTAAATTCGGTTCGGATATTTTTGGATCATAACttaattattttttcaatttttgagatttaatttttttatatgtaatttagtatttttaatataatataatgtacttttacaaaagattatgattaaataagtgtgttagagcaagtccaacagtCTCTTAACAAGTttcttataaatattataaaatattaattgttagtgatttaagacataattttgaatttgaattccaACAATGATATTTatctttattccttataattaaaataataataaatatgaaTGAGGtataaaaaaagagagaaaagaactAAAAAAAAAGAGATAAATCAATTTTTTCTTGATAAAAATGAAATAAGGGATGATTTGTGATACATTAAAGATAAGGCACGAGGGATGGATTTTAATGATATAAGGAACAACTAAGACACTGTTAAAGTgcaattttttttatcatatttcttatATTTGAAGTTAAGAGCATGTTTAAGAGAgctgttggacttgctcttatcataaacataaaattgttcaaagtataaattTTGCTTATTTCGGGTCATATTCGGTTCAAGTAATATATTATTCGATTTTAATTGGTTGCAAGTTATAATCGGATCTTATTTTTCAGATCATTTTCGGTTAAATTTTCGGTTCGGCTATTTTTCGGATCGGTTTAAATCGGTTTTTGGATAACTATCGAATTGTATGATTCGAATCTCGGATCAGATCTCGGTTTCATGAATTTCAGTTCGGTTATTCGGAAACAAACCCATTTTACCTGGTCTAATATTAACACATACAAAGACAGACATGTTTGAGATTCTGGGCAAGATGGGATAGGCTAGTGATGACGGTTTATTCTCAGTCATACAAGAATTTATCTAACAATTAAAATTACTTTTTACTTATTAGTATGTATGTTATACTAAAAACACATGTTTGAGACTGAAACCTGTATTTATATTTAATGTAAATGAGCTtttatatattctttattttactaaaacCTTTTCTGTTTGGTTAAAAGAATGGGTTAGTGTGAACTTGATGGATGGAAACCTAGCTAGTTTCTCCTACGAAAAATGATAAATTTGCAATTGAGAATATATTCTATTTGCGTAATGAATATGAGTGTGAATTCGGTTTGATTAACTGATAAATAACCGAAAAAAATTTGATTCGgttaatcaatttttaaaattcgGTTCGATTTTCGATACCTAAATTTGCGAAATTCTGTTTTTCGATAATTCGGTTATTAATTGCGGTTAACCGAAAAACTGAATTAATAACtgattttttaataaaaataaaaatatttattattaatattaatattaatatataagTTAATAAAATATACACTCTCCTCAGTCTCTTCTCTTCGATCTTCTTACTGGGCCGACCAACATATACTTACAAATACACACAGGGTGTCGCCACTGCAGCACAACTTAAGCCTTAAACACCAGTAGCACAGTAGCTGATCTCTTTCTTGTATAACCCTCTTGAGTTACTGTAGTGATGGTTTCTCATATTTCCAGTGAATTTTTATTTGTTCGCCAGCTGTTTTTACAGATTCAAGTTCAATACTTGTGTATAATAGATGAAATTTCTGTATTTTacaatttctggatttttttcaTAAGTTTGGTTTTAAATTCCGGTTTTAGGTTATAACCAAATAATTTAGTTCGGTTCTATTTTTGGTAGGAGTTTTTGCACTATTTCAATTTCGATTAACCGAAAAAAATTGGTTTCAATTAAACGAATGCAAACCCCTGGTTATGAATTATCAACACTTTCCCACACCAGATTTTTCTTTACAGGGtttgaataaaatttaaaaaattggTGAGTTATCAATTATTTTCACAAATCTAGAATTTATTTGTGGGATGCTTGTATGGGATTTTTGATCTGCTAAGCATTTTTTACTATTAGAATGTATGGTTTTTTTCAAAAATACCTAAGGCCAAAAATATTGttatttcttaaaaaaaattacaaaaatacctttttatttgcaaaatttaatattatttttttgttgCAAAAATACAATTTTTTGTAAGTCGATTCAACTAAATTCAACCTTCAACGAGTTTCTGCAACTCCCTGCAACCTCGTACAACTTCAAATGCAACTACAAAGGTCTTGATTCAACTAGTTGCATGTCTGcttgattttggttgattttggttgattttaattgatttcgtatttttgcaaaaaaattcGGAAGATGGTAACATCACAAAAAGACTTAGAAAAGttagtatttttggtaatttcttTAGAATGTAATAGTTGAATAAAATCAAATATCTTATTGAGAAAATTTTAATTCTCCCATTTTATATTTGGTGGgagaatgaaataaaataaatataaataaagtAAAATATTAGGCATAAGAGAGATTTTCAAAAATTGAGTGAAGAAAAGGTTTAATAATAAATTTGGTTATAAATAGGTATGATCGTATGAGAGAGACTATTCATTATTTTTTGAACAAAACATTTAAGAAAAAAGTTTTCACAACGATCACGTATGTCTTAGGGAAAATTGATGATATATGTGTTTAACTATCAGAGTTTGTCAatcagtatttgatatcagagtttgacaGGGATGACTCATCAGTATTTGCTAATTAGTGTTTGCATCAGTATTTATTCACATTAATATCTGTCAAGGTGGAAATCAAAAAATATTAAAGGAGAAAAAATTTACAGAGATAtgtcggtgtaggactttacttatttTAGCAATCTATATCTATAGATGGATATGTATTATGATTCCTTTATCTATTGTAACAATAATCTAGATTGATTGAGTAGCTGTGCAGACAGATTAGATTTACACTTTATGTGTTGGTTACTAATTGATATATCATTTTTATAAGTTAGTAGCTCTCGAGGATATCTGTTCATACTTTGAGAGAGTATTGCAATCAGTTTTTGTAATATCCGGGTTtaaacgtgtaattatttttggatgataaataaatattatgtgaacATTAAGTGATTTTtttgtgaattatgtgttaattggTTTCCGTAATTGTCGTTCGTATGTGATAGAATTTGCGGTTATTTTTTATATATTCTCAGAATGAGGTATATATTATTTAGATATAGTTCTagtaatttatatgttgttatatgattttataactgatttataaaattaattaaatattttttgatttaattattaattattttaattattcaaaaacTGTCCACTCAGAACGGTTTATACGTTTTCACAACCCGAAAGTTACGAGAAAACTTATTTCTAGGCTAATTTGGATATTTTGAGCATTTTCTGTGTTTTAACTTTTTGATTCGGAGTACGGATTTACCTGTACGATTTCCGGTACAAATTTTAcgattattttaatattatttgatcGTCTCGGTAAACCGGTAAACTAGATATTTTCGATATACGAgatattttgatttaaatattatattttctcGTAGTACGAGTAAACAAAAGCTCGGAACCCAAAAACTCTATTTAAAAGCCTAATTTTGATATTTATCCTTAAACTAGTACTGAATTGGATCAATTTTATTAATACTTAGCTATTAAGTATTCTTGTTAAAAATATGTTGTAGCCTTGATAATattttaccaaaacaccttagtagatttaattaagtgtatCTGTAGCTTTCAAAGAATAATCTTActttgtcatccgttgaaagagtaacttaagtttaaataagtttttgtagcataTTCCAGTATACTAAAATATCTTAGAGGATTAGAGGTTGTATGATATTCTAAATCATGTTGACTACGAGAAttatatgcaaaataggttgactaattataaatattagattccttgtaatattgcataaatgaaatggtgtcaactgctattgaaataccatcaacggatgatctGCAAAGCTTTCAACAGATGACACAAGGCACCTTCAATGGATGATCCATTACAGACTCAACAGATAATGCTGAAGTCTCAAGGAACATCAGATTCAAATAgaagtcacatgggttgattgtatacaaaaggaatgtggcaacctgtaatcaggattatgaagatcaagaaaCATTTCCATGTCCATGCAAAATAGGGAATTTCAAAGATGCTATATCTATTTGGATTGTATAggatagagaaatgaaggaaCATGTGATTAGACCTAGATAATAGACTTATGTTTTGTCTTATtacacatgtaacttggtaatataaaCCAAGCGTAGCAAATAGATAATTATCGATTGACACAGTCGAGACAAGCAAGAACTTGAGAGCATTTGTAAGCAGTATCTTTTAGAACTCTCAAGTTCTGTTTGTAAGAAcgcttgtaagcagctgtgtgcttttGCACCATagagatcttctacatttatatatatatatatatatgatggaaatatcaatccaccagaaagtttttaaacaccCTTGTTTATCTACTTTTTGTTTGAATGCTTGAATATTTCTTATCCGCAACTAGCTTATTCAAAcactcttatatatatatacacacacacacacacacacacacatatatatatatatatatatatatatatatatatatatatatatatatatatatatatatatatatatatatatatatatattcgccAAAAGCTTTAAATTTccaaaagaaaccagaattccattcaacccctcttctgtaattctgttgttagattgttcgagaataacaattggtatcagagcaagcttttgacatactaagagtttaaagatcaaaacaaactAACATTATGAGCAGAAATGATGTAGGGGtgaagatcccttttctggataaagacaactatcaccactggaaggtgaagatgcaccttcatctTCTCTCACAAGATGAAAGTTACGTCAAATGCAGAGAGAATGGTCCACATGTTCCTAGAAAGGTTACAATTGATGTTgagaatggactgatgaagatattgaagcaGTTCACAAGGATAAAAAAGGCCATggatattctgttcaatggtcttgatagTGATATGTTCGATAATGTCATCAATTGCAAGACGACCAAGGATAtatgggatacaattcaagttatatgtgatggaactgagcaagtgagagagaacaagatgcagctccttATACAGCAGTATGAACACTTTTACTTTGAGAAAATTGAGTCTTTGAATGACACTTTTagtagatttcagaaactattaaATAGATTAAAGCTTTATGGGAGGATCTATCAAACAAAATATTCGATTataaaattccttagatctctgccaaatgagcggaaacctatgacagtttctcttagaaattctcaagagtataaagattttactttcgAGAGACTATATGACATCTTAAAGACCTACGAGCTCCAGATGGAACAAGATGAACAgttggagaaaggaagaaaggtGGACCtattgcacttgtagctgaacacgatagagtgaaagagatgaaggttgaagctgtggaatttGCACCAAACTcaagagtttgtgaaggcaagggcaAAGGGTTAATAGCAGATGTTGAAGACTGTATAAGTCTAGATAAAATGGAGGATCtagatgaacatctggctttccTATCaagtttgccaagctcaaattcaagaagaattctggagcaaccaagccaaataaaaacatggtggataaatctaaattcaaatgtttcaaatatggcaTGAGtggtcattttaccaatgagtgttagggcgaaaacacgcgctaaaattacacgcaagtatacgcgttcgcaagtagtataagatataaatcagattcgttcccacatagactctttttagttaacttaagattatgcacctatgcaacaatggtatggctatcgtgttaggtcacacacacactgtagagggggtgaatacagtgtatagtacactcaaatcgaacagaaaacaaactttattgaaacaataaactctgttacaatatggaactgttacctctcagtgatgaacaaatatcacgagagctgctagggtaataaagaataataacttcgataatgataacagttatagtgtaaaccctatgcctgtgtttatatactacacagttacaagataatcgctaattgatatggaatataattctgcttcctaaaatatatcaatcagatatcttctattccaagtattccattcttcacggaattccttcttcatgcatatctcttcttatgttttatctctatcttctttcctttaatcagctactgtccttatctgattgtccttcagcacttaagttctgatatctatcttctgatgattatctcctgataatataagtactgatatccttaagtcctaacttccagtataagtactgatcaacagttaagtactgatctatcctgttcacacaagatctgaaagctaaacataagacatattagccatgacattatcaaatatatctaacaatctcccccaacttgtaaattaacaaaatatacaagttaaacagatatttgatgatgtcaaaaatattaagtacaaatgcatgagaaatagactagataactacaacttacagtccttaaagttttaccaatttcaacttctgataacaacttcaatctgcataaatatcagaatttaagcagttgtagatcttcgacttggcttcatcatcttctgatctctctgatgtcaggagttgttctgagatagttcttcaacaaacatttctcagcatatcttagttcatcaatcattctccttttaacacctttaagctctgcagtatcttcaccagtttgaaagattgcagctctgagatcattaatctttgctttccttaactcctggtctagtcttatgacataagctttgtcagattcaagattgaattcaagtcccttaataccaagatacgttctgatctgtgcagtattaggcttcatatcaacaatatccccattgtgatctctgtactttggaacatatctgctgtcagacttaacagaataaagccttttctgtctctgaatctgttcttttaagtagtttgcagcagtctctgttattctgtcatccacttgaagtaagaaaagtacatgctccaattcttcaaaatacttcaaaggaatggcattttgtcttatatgataaaccctaccatctatcatgaaatacaacatgatgtattctttcaagtaggtatggtaaaccatctgtacagattctagttgattcaatctctcaggagttgctccaatacctggttcactcaaggaagttggatcatcggtagtgttgtgtactcttctttcatcagcacttcccaatccagttttatctctagcttcctttccagtaactactcttgcttcaaaaccacttggagtagtcttcaaagattgagtctgttttgctttagtgaatcctggtaggagtgttttagatctattttctgatatcaagttaacttgagcactgtcagaggttacttgcttcttctgaatatcagaacttacaatttcttgactctgaacaacttgagccatgtcagaggttgttttaagaacttttcttgaagtcagagcaagatcatctttttcatcagtaatttcttcttcctcaggaggtacataaggcttgataggttcaccaaccttttctttacccttggatcttggatctatctgtggttgtgatctagccaaagtttcttcagtatgtatcctttctttgatcacaatgcctttaggttttggaagtaattttttaccagaagcttcagatttagatgtgactttctctgatttaagtctggcttcttcttcctttaaactttccaagtccatccctggattttcttgaagaaataattgtcttgacatttcctcatcaagatctagaagttcatcagaacttatccttttaccagcagcagaacttattcttttcccagtatcagaacttgttctgtgactagcttgtcttgatgtaaaccttctaccttgactatgaccactacccattccagagtttccttggtcatcttttccatcatcctttccttgcagtgtcttgttggttttgcatttggacttaattaccttctccccctttttggcatcagcaggtaataaaagagagataagtagttccactgaggtctggatttcagtaagttgcgattgctgagaagcttgatttgtcagaatttgatcaatctgagattgttgcttctcttgagttttctcaatataagcaaccctgtcaatggtaggttggaagaactttttcttatcaattttccaaacttgttcctgtttgataaagttctcctgaatcttgtgtagccctgcatgagtgttggaatgaagaccttgtagatgtttagtactcaatgcagtgactctaagctgggttttaaaatcatcagaatgtaacatttcatcagctttagtcaagtgctcagcaagatgtaaagcatttggaacacatgaaattgagttccattccttagtccactcctgacctgcaggagtttcactccaaggtactggtgcatccctgataacaaactcctttaccagttcagacttaggaagaatcagtggaggagtatgtcctgaaggacctgcttcatcagcatctacagttgtagcagcctcaccagtatctccaacatttgcagcatcagaacttagagaatcagtatcttctgataagacaacagtgtgagtagcaatggaggcttcaacatcctctaattgctgatctgatactaagttctgatcaacagccgtatcctgatgctcacctaaaatctgatcatcagcatcttgatgcagagaaggtgttattgataactcaggagtttgaacagcatcagtaacaggtgttgtggaaggattatttgctgttggagcttctaagaaaagtatttcaggcacaaccaggttctgaatatcaatttcagcacttgtgcctggatcaacaagagacacagaaggtgaattagccttgtcagatacaggttcctgagatggagttgatggagaagaagtgactggagcaaattccttgtcttgtgagatcagagattcctgatccccttccttagctgcttcctcctcatcatatgaaactggcctttgtgccctctgtttcttgtacttccttgttgatttggattccttgggagtttcaggaaccgtcatacgtctaagcctcttgagaagcctagaacccccaattgcagaatccttctgagaagttgccttctcagcttcatttaccacaggttctgaagagggaatctgatcctcagaatctgattcatctctcaaagtaatgcttctcctcttttgaggtgtttgaagaacagtctttgttctctttggcttagaggatgtaggcttcacagtaggtgctgaagaagaaggttgagcagtctgtgaagtggagagataggatttgagataagttctgagggtaggttgagtagaatgagaggtaggtactgaggttgatggattttggttatggtgagttggttgaacatttgagtaaacagatttgtaagtagcaagatcagcatttaccagaatctgtttcacagactgaggaatctgtaattgtctcaccattgatttctttgtgtcagcatttatcaggtcgttaaagtacctttttgcaaccttaaaaggtggggtttgagtgctgactaactggggttcagcagtacaatatgtataaataagttgacagaatctagcaaaataaacaacatctcgatcctctgtcatcctatccccaataaaaccaattattccagttgcaaaatcaaaatgagtttgatggataatagcatacccgatgtgctgactcagaattgggatggcatcaaaatttgaacacttgttgccaaaagccttggtgatataatcgaagaagaaactccattctcttctgatattagcccgtttcaac
This sequence is a window from Apium graveolens cultivar Ventura chromosome 9, ASM990537v1, whole genome shotgun sequence. Protein-coding genes within it:
- the LOC141682801 gene encoding uncharacterized protein LOC141682801 gives rise to the protein MEKRSEIAVASSRKSNLKKAFQLGLRSLLTTPSLQPQEFSKSFPKFTSAEQQRLHRLFIQVITSLHGNIEDDFESLCDETQVGTILDMVEQVAEEQSLDPLFPDKTNVGDVARSLSEVKKNEIEHLTNLLEKAEEENRIIGARIELLKSEKQDLSGSTDAVEKVKIQILNYTALNSKALQ